A part of Thermus sp. LT1-2-5 genomic DNA contains:
- a CDS encoding MarR family transcriptional regulator, with translation MVFEVLGRIWRLQRALREEAERGLGELGGLEAWLLRVLKRHPHPSEAARRMGLPLPTVSHMLRRLERAGFVARALDAKDLRRFAFRLTPKGEEALARAEALMEEALRRRLSRLSPEEVQELMRLLEKLEEP, from the coding sequence GTGGTCTTCGAGGTCCTGGGCCGAATCTGGCGGTTGCAGCGAGCCCTCCGCGAGGAGGCGGAGCGGGGCCTGGGGGAGCTTGGGGGCCTCGAGGCCTGGCTTTTGCGCGTTCTCAAGCGCCACCCTCACCCCTCGGAGGCCGCCCGGCGCATGGGGCTACCCTTGCCCACGGTGAGCCACATGCTCCGGCGCCTGGAGCGGGCGGGCTTTGTGGCCCGGGCCTTGGACGCGAAGGACCTCCGCCGCTTCGCCTTCCGCCTGACCCCCAAGGGGGAAGAGGCCTTGGCCCGGGCGGAAGCCCTCATGGAGGAGGCCCTGCGTAGGCGCCTTAGCCGGCTTTCCCCGGAGGAGGTCCAGGAGCTTATGAGGCTTTTAGAAAAACTGGAGGAACCATGA
- a CDS encoding acyl-CoA dehydrogenase family protein: MKLLYSQGEDHYALDPDLKAILDTFSPGLPQEELSAFGRLVGEEVLEVAHHVDQEAHPRLLMHDLDGNRIDRALLSPAQRALLERLRPMVRPAYEGRGWPLHYALGYLLADGGLYCILTITHQVAYALHKYAPEHEGVKRALLYGQAFGATWMTELQGGSDLGANRTLALKEGEAYRLYGGDKYFASGAGLADYALVTARPEGAPPGPKGLALFLLPREVEGRLNYRVRRFKEKLATRAVPSGEVELEGSLAYPIGKLEEGIYYTLENLTVSRLANAVAAMGLAKKAHLEVLFRVGRRTAFGKRLVEHELVQRDLLELRLRQVGGTALAFYAVAAFDRAWEERPPYSQAYHLARLLSHLAKGRTAEHGTAITALAMELFGGIGFLEDYGVARFHREALITPIWEGPANIQALDMAEAIAKKKAHEPLLERLKATPVALAHAERALKGLAEEGPWYAKEALRRLADAVAVHALSQVPQAPFPELARLYARVFLEGEALPASARKPALFHPWEG; this comes from the coding sequence ATGAAGCTCCTATACAGCCAGGGCGAGGACCACTACGCTTTAGACCCAGATTTGAAGGCAATCTTAGACACCTTTTCCCCCGGCCTGCCCCAGGAGGAGCTTTCCGCCTTCGGCCGGCTGGTGGGCGAGGAGGTCCTAGAGGTGGCCCACCACGTGGACCAGGAAGCCCACCCCCGCCTCCTGATGCACGACCTGGACGGGAACCGCATAGACCGAGCCCTCCTCTCCCCGGCGCAACGGGCGCTCCTGGAGCGGCTCCGGCCCATGGTGCGCCCCGCCTACGAGGGGCGGGGCTGGCCCCTCCACTACGCCCTGGGCTACCTCCTGGCGGACGGCGGGCTCTACTGCATCCTCACCATCACCCACCAGGTGGCCTACGCCCTCCACAAGTACGCCCCGGAGCACGAGGGGGTGAAGCGGGCGCTCCTCTACGGCCAAGCCTTCGGCGCCACCTGGATGACAGAACTCCAAGGCGGAAGCGACCTGGGGGCGAACCGCACCCTGGCCCTTAAGGAGGGGGAGGCCTACCGGCTTTACGGGGGGGACAAGTACTTCGCCTCGGGGGCGGGGCTTGCGGACTACGCCCTGGTCACCGCCCGGCCCGAAGGGGCGCCCCCTGGACCTAAAGGGCTTGCCCTGTTCCTCCTGCCGCGGGAGGTGGAGGGGAGGCTCAACTACCGGGTGCGCCGCTTCAAGGAAAAGCTCGCCACCCGGGCCGTGCCCTCGGGGGAGGTGGAGCTGGAGGGAAGCCTCGCCTACCCCATCGGGAAGCTGGAGGAGGGCATCTACTACACCCTGGAGAACCTCACGGTGAGCCGCCTGGCCAACGCCGTGGCCGCCATGGGCCTGGCCAAGAAGGCCCACCTGGAGGTCCTCTTCCGCGTGGGGCGCCGCACCGCCTTCGGGAAGAGGCTCGTGGAGCACGAGCTGGTGCAGCGGGACCTCCTGGAGCTGCGCCTCAGGCAGGTGGGGGGCACCGCCTTGGCCTTTTACGCCGTGGCCGCCTTTGACCGGGCCTGGGAGGAGCGCCCCCCCTACTCCCAGGCCTACCACCTGGCCCGCCTCCTCTCCCACCTGGCCAAGGGGCGCACGGCGGAGCACGGCACCGCCATCACCGCCTTGGCCATGGAGCTTTTCGGCGGGATCGGCTTCCTGGAGGACTACGGCGTGGCCCGCTTCCACCGGGAGGCCCTCATCACCCCCATCTGGGAGGGCCCGGCCAACATCCAGGCCCTGGACATGGCGGAGGCCATCGCCAAGAAGAAGGCCCACGAGCCCCTCCTGGAAAGGCTCAAGGCCACCCCCGTGGCCCTGGCCCATGCGGAAAGGGCCCTCAAAGGCCTGGCGGAGGAAGGCCCCTGGTACGCCAAGGAGGCCCTCAGGCGCCTGGCGGACGCCGTGGCCGTCCACGCCCTTTCCCAGGTACCCCAGGCCCCCTTCCCCGAGCTGGCCCGGCTTTACGCCCGGGTCTTCCTGGAAGGGGAGGCCCTGCCGGCAAGCGCCCGGAAGCCCGCCCTCTTCCACCCCTGGGAGGGCTAG
- a CDS encoding MDR family MFS transporter → MNPTPQEVRYTMVGIFLGMFLAALDQTIVSTAMPRIVGELKGAEYYAWVTTSYLLTSTVSAPIFGRLTELFSRKAILLWAVGLFLLGSALSGLSQNMAELILFRGLQGVGGGALFALALTTIAVFFPPRQRGRIAGAFGAIFGLSSAVGPWLGGLLTDHLSWRWVFYINMPVGAVALWFILRHMPRLKPAHREPFDFLGAFLLALWTVPLMLAFSWGGSTYPWASPVILGLLAGALLGLFAWVYAELKVAHPLFDLSVFRIPTFSLSALAAFFFGPAFLGAVAFLPLYLQVVKGVSASQSGVTVLPLTLGVMVGSIGGGQLVARLGRYKALLLGSALFLLALFLALHFVLAVDTPLYVAIALFFLLGLGLGPAQSVLNIVAQSDLPKERLGSGTSMVQFTRQIGSTMGIALLGTILAGTLSHHLKEAFPGGSTPALARAGEGMALDLDREFARLRALLPRALSGDAAAYQALMQDPFLPEAFKKTLEPGGLPARFARLRAEVDKALAGDEAAREALLRDPTLPAELKGLLLPGGLVRGTLDLLARAWAGDEAAREALLASPLAPALRELLASPPPPPLRPRVLAQVEAGLKEQAARIQAQVQEALKRAEEEALREVPKRILAELGAVEAKVKGALKEGIVAALKQIFLLAAGFVALAFLAVLFLPNRELAGRPSPQASLE, encoded by the coding sequence ATGAACCCCACGCCGCAAGAAGTCCGGTACACCATGGTGGGCATCTTTCTTGGGATGTTCCTTGCCGCCTTGGATCAGACCATCGTTTCCACCGCCATGCCCCGCATCGTGGGCGAGCTGAAGGGAGCGGAGTACTACGCCTGGGTCACCACCAGCTACCTCCTCACCTCCACGGTGTCCGCCCCCATCTTTGGCCGCCTCACGGAGCTTTTCTCCCGCAAGGCTATCCTCCTTTGGGCGGTGGGGCTCTTCCTCTTGGGCTCGGCCCTTTCCGGGCTTTCCCAGAACATGGCGGAGCTCATCCTGTTCCGCGGGCTGCAGGGGGTGGGGGGCGGGGCGCTTTTCGCCTTGGCCCTCACCACCATCGCCGTGTTCTTCCCGCCCCGACAGCGGGGAAGGATTGCAGGGGCCTTTGGGGCCATCTTCGGCCTCTCCTCCGCCGTGGGGCCCTGGCTTGGCGGGCTCCTCACGGACCACCTTTCCTGGCGTTGGGTGTTTTACATCAACATGCCCGTGGGGGCGGTGGCCCTTTGGTTCATCCTTCGCCACATGCCGCGGCTGAAGCCCGCCCACCGCGAGCCCTTTGACTTCCTGGGAGCCTTCCTCCTCGCCCTTTGGACCGTGCCCCTCATGCTCGCCTTCTCTTGGGGCGGGAGCACCTACCCCTGGGCTAGCCCGGTGATCCTGGGCCTTTTGGCCGGGGCGCTTTTAGGCCTTTTCGCCTGGGTCTATGCCGAGCTCAAGGTGGCCCACCCCCTCTTCGACCTCTCCGTCTTCCGCATCCCCACCTTTTCCCTTTCTGCCTTGGCCGCCTTCTTTTTCGGCCCCGCCTTTTTGGGGGCCGTAGCCTTCTTGCCCCTGTACCTCCAGGTGGTGAAGGGGGTTTCCGCCAGCCAAAGCGGGGTTACGGTCCTTCCCCTCACCCTTGGGGTTATGGTGGGGAGCATCGGGGGAGGGCAACTCGTGGCCCGCCTGGGGCGGTACAAGGCCCTCCTTTTGGGGAGCGCCCTCTTCCTCTTGGCCCTCTTCCTTGCCCTGCACTTCGTCTTGGCGGTGGACACGCCCCTTTACGTGGCCATCGCTCTCTTTTTCCTCCTGGGCCTTGGGCTAGGCCCGGCGCAGAGCGTTTTAAACATCGTGGCGCAGAGCGACCTTCCCAAGGAGCGCTTGGGGAGTGGCACCAGCATGGTGCAGTTCACCCGGCAGATCGGCTCCACCATGGGCATCGCCCTATTGGGAACGATCCTAGCGGGAACCCTTTCCCACCACCTCAAGGAGGCCTTCCCCGGCGGGAGCACCCCTGCCCTGGCCCGGGCGGGGGAGGGGATGGCCTTGGATCTGGACCGGGAGTTCGCCCGCCTAAGGGCGCTCCTTCCCCGAGCCCTTTCCGGGGATGCCGCCGCCTACCAGGCCCTCATGCAAGACCCCTTCCTCCCCGAGGCCTTTAAGAAGACCTTGGAGCCTGGGGGGTTGCCCGCCCGTTTTGCCCGGCTTCGGGCAGAGGTGGATAAGGCCCTGGCGGGGGACGAGGCCGCACGGGAGGCCCTCCTGCGCGACCCCACCCTCCCGGCGGAGCTCAAAGGGCTTCTCCTCCCGGGCGGTCTGGTGCGGGGGACCCTGGACCTCCTCGCCCGGGCCTGGGCGGGGGACGAGGCGGCGCGGGAGGCCCTCCTCGCCTCCCCCTTGGCTCCCGCCCTCCGGGAGCTCCTGGCCTCCCCGCCCCCGCCTCCCCTGCGGCCCCGGGTCCTGGCCCAGGTGGAAGCGGGGCTAAAGGAGCAAGCGGCCCGCATCCAGGCCCAGGTGCAGGAGGCCCTGAAGCGGGCGGAGGAGGAGGCGCTTCGGGAGGTGCCGAAGAGGATATTGGCGGAGCTCGGCGCGGTGGAGGCCAAGGTGAAGGGGGCGTTAAAGGAGGGCATCGTGGCGGCCTTGAAGCAGATCTTCCTCCTCGCCGCAGGTTTCGTGGCCCTGGCTTTTTTGGCGGTCCTCTTCCTGCCCAACCGGGAGCTTGCGGGCCGTCCCTCTCCCCAGGCCTCGCTAGAGTAA